One window of the Rhipicephalus sanguineus isolate Rsan-2018 chromosome 2, BIME_Rsan_1.4, whole genome shotgun sequence genome contains the following:
- the LOC119382470 gene encoding uncharacterized protein LOC119382470 yields the protein MPSVLDRSRQKWYHRRPLLRTAYFTDLQYGSYIAGIFSIVESIFMITLAVFDVYCLAEASPGSTHYRYFGFSFLFVYSGNQHVRNLLITVSVISFVISVALLVTSVMMVMALRKEKEAKFRPWLFIMFTFTAWRFFAIIFRSICNDLYYSYHQAVLIIWILLIAANVFAWLIVYSNYQELTDITKLEDMAKLKLGTLSSLNASRSVSHHSIDSMKNSHSMTPHNISFQSTTSAKGSLSTASA from the exons ATGCCTTCTGTACTAGATCGATCTCGGCAGAAATGGTACCATCGGCGTCCTCTCTTGAGAACAGCATATTTCACGGACCTGCAGTACGGCAGTTACATCGCTGGAATCTTTTCCATC GTGGAAAGCATCTTCATGATCACACTGGCAGTCTTTGACGTCTACTGCCTTGCGGAGGCATCTCCTGGCTCGACACATTACCGCTACTTTGGGTTCAGCTTCTTATTCGTGTACAGCGGCAACCAGCATG TTCGAAACCTGCTCATTACTGTCTCTGTGATCTCGTTTGTGATAAGCGTTGCACTCTTGGTCACTTCTGTCATGATGGTCATGGCTTTGAGAAAG GAGAAAGAGGCCAAGTTTCGCCCCTGGTTGTTCATTATGTTCACATTCACTGCATGGAGATTCTTTGCTATTATCTTCCGTTCTATTTGCAAT GACCTGTACTACTCTTACCATCAGGCTGTCCTCATCATCTGGATTCTTCTGATTGCTGCAAAT gtaTTTGCTTGGCTTATCGTGTATTCTAATTATCAAGAGTTGACAGACATCACAAAGCTTGAGGATATGGCAAAACTGAAG CTTGGAACTCTGAGCAGCCTCAATGCATCACGGTCTGTGTCTCATCATTCCATTGACTCCATGAAGAACTCTCACAGCATGACCCCACACAACATCAGCTTCCAGTCCACAACCAGTGCCAAGGGCTCACTGTCCACAGCGTCAGCATAA
- the LOC119382468 gene encoding BRCA1-associated protein — protein sequence MSVSLVILKLEVASDFPILPHINYVSARARRLDYCAAAPFRGGEWHSSKLEEIRKESRGCRKPHDIVIETVVVEPDDMASKQAARCQGEEASAGDRPCTELSKEGDVKQYKDALGTLDSVTGCATERPKPPALSQIPFFSGNHNVEVTKGILHLFKENQQTPLGEAERSEMLCMLAVPALMTLHDLLQFIAPVSAHVESIRVIRDSKPNLYMVLLKFRDQKWADDFYQSFNGERFNSIEPEVCHLAYVSQVEMVKEGEGDAVPGHTELPTCPVCLERMDESVEGILTILCNHTFHDGCLAKWGDTSCPVCRYCQTPELVPDNRCFSCGSQDNLWICLICGHIGCGRYVEAHAYNHYARTDHTFAMQLGNNSVWDYAGDNYVHRLVQNKTDGKLVELETSRTDSDEKLDSVQLEYTYLLTSQLEKQRRYFEDCMDMLQKENNRQINELKEKTQIAVEERKDLERKLGQVTKDREAVRRKSEQLAQQLNKAKGELQEEKEMNKCLRENQVVWQSRLKDVETKLQELQNTKDKEIQDLQEQMRDLMFYLDAKEKISSSSTEVQQEMQEGTIIVGAPGPSGTPTQKQRRRRNR from the exons ATGTCTGTGTCGCTCGTGATCCTCAAGTTAGAAGTGGCCAGTGACTTCCCGATTTTACCTCACATCAACTACGTCTCTGCGAGAGCTCGAAGGCTCGACTACTGCGCTGCAGCACCATTCCGAGGAGGAGAGTGGCACTCGAGTAAGTTAGAAGAAATCAGGAAGGAGAGCCGTGGTTGCCGTAAGCCTCACGACATTGTGATCGAAACAGTTGTGGTGGAACCTGATGACATGGCCTCCAAGCAAGCCGCGCGATGTCAGGGAGAGGAGGCGTCGGCGGGCGATCGTCCATGCACCGAGTTGTCCAAGGAAGGCGATGTCAAACAATATAAAGATGCTCTAGGCACCTTGGATTCTGTAACAGGGTGCGCTACAGAGAGGCCTAAGCCACCCGCACTTAGCCAAATTCCTTTCTTCAGTGGCAACCATAACGTTGAAGTCACGAAGGGAATACTGCACCTTTTCAAAGAGAACCAGCAGACTCCGTTGGGTGAGGCAGAGCGCAGTGAAATGCTGTGTATGTTAGCTGTTCCTGCGCTCATGACTCTACATGACTTGTTGCAGTTTATCGCGCCTGTCAGTGCGCACGTCGAAAGTATCCGCGTGATCCGCGATTCTAAACCGAATCTCTACATGGTGCTGCTCAAATTCCGCGACCAAAAGTGGGCCGACGACTTTTACCAAAGCTTCAATGGTGAGCGGTTCAACTCTATCGAACCGGAGGTGTGTCACCTGGCGTATGTCTCTCAGGTGGAGATGGTAAAAGAAGGAGAAGGCGACGCAGTGCCAGGGCACACTGAGCTCCCAACGTGTCCCGTGTGTCTCGAACGCATGGACGAGTCCGTCGAGGGAATCTTGACCATCCTCTGCAACCACACTTTCCACGACGGCTGTTTGGCCAAGTGGGGTGACACAAGCTGCCCAGTGTGCCGGTACTGCCAGACGCCGGAACTGGTGCCGGACAATCGCTGTTTCAGTTGCGGCTCACAGGACAATCTCTGGATTTGTCTCATCTGTGGCCACATAGGCTGTGGTCGTTATGTCGAAGCACACGCATACAACCATTATGCACGCACGGACCACACTTTCGCAATGCAGCTTGGCAACAACAGTGTTTGGGACTATGCTGGAGACAACTACGTTCATCGCCTTGTGCAGAACAAGACAGACGGGAAGTTAGTGGAACTTGAAACTTCTCGCACCGACAGTGATGAGAAGCTTGACTCTGTGCAGCTGGAGTATACATACCTTCTTACGAGTCAGCTTGAGAAGCAGCGGCGGTACTTTGAAGACTGCATGGACATGCTACAGAAAGAGAACAATCGGCAGATAAATGAGCTCAAAGAAAAGACTCAGATCGCAGTTGAAGAACGTAAAGATCTGGAGCGAAAGCTTGGGCAG GTCACTAAAGACCGAGAAGCCGTGCGTCGCAAGTCTGAGCAGTTGGCTCAGCAGCTGAACAAGGCAAAAGGCGAGCttcaggaagagaaagaaatgaacaagTGCCTACGTGAGAACCAGGTCGTGTGGCAGTCAAGACTTAAGGATGTTGAAACCAAGTTGCAGGAGCTTCAAAATACCAAGGACAAAGAAATTCAGGATCTACAGGAACAGATGAGGGACTTGATGTTCTACCTCGATGCAAAGGAAAAGATCAGTTCAAGCTCAACTGAGGTGCAGCAAGAAATGCAGGAGGGCACAATTATTGTTGGAGCACCAGGACCTTCTGGTACACCGACACAAAAGCAACGCAGGCGAAGAAACCGCTGA